The following coding sequences are from one Lolium rigidum isolate FL_2022 chromosome 6, APGP_CSIRO_Lrig_0.1, whole genome shotgun sequence window:
- the LOC124666258 gene encoding protein RADIALIS-like 3 has product MASMSMNSSRPQWTAKQNKQFEQALAVYDKETPDRWHNIARAVGGKSADEARRYYELLVEDVKRIEAGRVPFPAYRYPGGAMGGYEADRLKHLKI; this is encoded by the exons ATGGCGTCGATGTCGATGAACTCGTCGAGGCCGCAGTGGACGGCGAAGCAGAACAAGCAGTTCGAGCAGGCGCTGGCGGTGTACGACAAGGAGACGCCGGACAGGTGGCACAACATCGCGCGCGCCGTGGGTGGCAAGTCTGCCGACGAGGCCAGGCGCTACTACGAGCTGCTCGTGGAGGATGTCAAGCGCATCGAGGCAGGCAGGGTGCCGTTCCCGGCGTACAGGTACCCTGGTGGCGCCATGGGCGGGTACGAGGCCGACAG GCTGAAGCACCTGAAGATCTAG
- the LOC124663441 gene encoding protein RADIALIS-like 3 encodes MASMSVNSSRPQWTAMQNKQFEQALAVYDKETPDRWHNIARAVGGKSADEVRRYYELLVEDVKRIEAGRVPFPAYRCPGGAMGGYEADRLKHLKI; translated from the exons ATGGCGTCGATGTCGGTGAACTCGTCAAGGCCGCAGTGGACGGCGATGCAGAACAAACAGTTCGAGCAGGCCCTGGCGGTGTACGACAAGGAGACGCCGGACCGGTGGCACAACATCGCGCGCGCCGTGGGTGGCAAGTCCGCCGACGAGGTCAGGCGCTACTACGAGCTGCTCGTGGAGGACGTCAAGCGCATCGAGGCCGGCAGGGTGCCCTTCCCGGCATACAGATGCCCGGGCGGCGCCATGGGCGGGTACGAGGCAGACAG GCTGAAGCACCTGAAGATCTAG